In Megalopta genalis isolate 19385.01 unplaced genomic scaffold, iyMegGena1_principal scaffold0050, whole genome shotgun sequence, one DNA window encodes the following:
- the LOC117226738 gene encoding uncharacterized protein LOC117226738 has protein sequence MVAGYVSLLYSISDKPLEYWSKHQSQSGRIRKILDSDLLENVIEVQDLEQPNDYGTSILCPPDPSQFLNIELPILVIVIRNLNLHCRLQVQVVDTQNCLHHFQFTNAESERYNSRGVICRVRVKLETGWNKLELNLSQLTQTAFNSIYAFTQRLQIYGNCRLRRIYFIDKHYDHQEVSPELYHNFLDAYMLKWGIHGVDKSTQTNTKRTKSRIRETNNQKNSTKVFNEGNAYTEGNTDIKGTKQKLIDQNFLRNLQIKNDLLINDFFDRQSGKLPRATEFKQHAKLKRYAFRMIDTTPKCYDIISDDTFKKINILKTLTDTQSPNEDIIKKEETARSMQEKWQHRYYLRHEEAKSCDPIKHNVKRTMLDRKPKSMLILSEAKDYNEIRKVVQPKKVSLTIKHQDSNMFVK, from the exons ATGGTTGCTGGATATGTCTCCCTACTGTACAGCATCAGCGACAAGCCATTAGAGTACTGGAGCAAACATCAATCTCAGTCGGGTCGTATTCGTAAAATCCTCGATTCAGATTTGCTGGAAAAT GTCATTGAGGTACAGGACTTGGAACAACCTAACGACTATGGAACCTCTATTCTTTGTCCGCCTGATCCGTCACAATTTCTTAATATCGAATTACCGATTCTAGTCATCGTGATAAGAAACCTGAACTTACACTGTCGCTTACAAGTACAG GTAGTGGACACCCAAAACTGTCTGCATCATTTTCAATTTACCAATGCGGAATCCGAGAGGTACAACTCCAGGGGTGTAATATGTCGTGTGAGGGTGAAACTAGAAACCGGATGGAACAAATTAGAACTAAATTTATCGCAATTAACACAAACTGCCTTCAATAGCATTTATGCTTTCACGCAGAGACTACAGATATATGGCAACTGCCGTCTTAGGAGGATCTATTTCATAGACAAGCACTATGACCATCAAGAGGTATCTCCTGAACTTTACCATAACTTCCTGGATGCCTACATGTTGAAATGGGGTATCCACGGTGTAGACAAATCAACCCAAACCAATACCAAGAGAACCAAAAGCAGAATTAGAGAGACTAACAATCAAAAGAACTCGACCAAGGTTTTTAACGAAGGCAATGCCTACACCGAAGGAAACACTGATATCAAGGGTACCAAACAGAAACTGATCGATCAGAATTTTCTGCGAAATTTGCAGATCAAGAACGATTTATTGATTAACGACTTCTTCGATCGACAATCTGGCAAGTTACCGCGGGCGACAGAATTTAAACAACATGCGAAGTTAAAGCGTTATGCTTTTCGGATGATTGACACGACCCCCAAGTGCTACGATATAATATCAGACGATACATTCAAAAAGATCAATATTCTCAAAACTCTCACGGATACACAGTCACCCAACGAGgacataataaaaaaagaagagacTGCAAGAAGTATGCAAGAAAAATGGCAGCATAGATACTATCTGCGTCACGAAGAGGCAAAGAGCTGTGATCCAATCAAACATAATGTGAAAAGGACCATGCTGGACCGTAAACCTAAGTCTATGTTAATTTTGTCAGAAGCGAAGGATTATAATGAAATTAGAAAAGTTGTACAGCCTAAGAAAGTAAGCTTGACGATCAAACATCAAGATAGCAACATGTttgtcaaataa
- the mRpS18A gene encoding mitochondrial ribosomal protein S18A, translating to MSALFWFVKNIGRNIQLPTQNRNISLSATTYLKEIIERKEGNNLIIEAVIKPDEKEKLFLKPKHGACPVCSAGLNIKHTDVLILSQFIRSDGCILPRRITGLCKVQQKRISTMILMAQSAGLMPKRCSKGKYYDPSNKGSWRKFNTYYDEETIRVRYL from the exons ATGTCTGCGTTGTTTTGGTTCGTTAAAAATATTGGAAGAAACATACAATTGCCGACACAAAACCGAAATATTTCACTGTCTGCTACGACCTATCTTAAAGAAA TTATTGAGAGAAAAGAAgggaataatttaataattgaagcAGTAATAAAACCGGATGAAAAAGAAAAGCTATTCCTAAAACCTAAACATGGAGCCTGTCCAGTGTGTTCTGCGGGTCTCAATATTAAGCACACA GATGTTCTTATACTTAGTCAGTTCATAAGATCAGATGGTTGTATACTACCACGTAGAATTACTGGTCTGTGCAAAGTGCAACAAAAAAGAATTTCTACAATGATTTTAATGGCTCAAAGTGcag GGTTAATGCCAAAAAGGTGTTCTAAAGGAAAGTACTATGATCCTTCAAATAAAGGGAGTTGGAGAAAGTTTAATACATATTATGATGAAGAAACTATTAGAGTTAGATATTTGTAA
- the tst gene encoding superkiller complex helicase subunit twister, whose translation MDVKDNIMTEFPLELPPIWPDIKTELREYIVCLDNLPIYQLDNAQCYWPRKPNILSLLDSDISPLGSTLRFNCDPVSGKHEKMCEVALKSAGETARNSMSMTRAPGPAAESIRGNMSNIPFFPGGFDEPKMIEDSLMEEIDFENNLRTLAKGFSVGTEFKSDNCTPKEASTQEEQFSKSEKNEIEEIADKINLMSIVNEERNVLGLWLPEPTGTEGDEIKESSNVQEPSFDDVVPLLEETNVPVLQISAKPAENMKSVWAEQLDVSTPLIDFEKRIPELAMSFPYELDIFQKQAILKLEESCNVFVAAHTSAGKTTVAEYAIALSQKHMTRVIYTSPIKALSNQKYREFKRKFDSVGLLTGELQINSNASCLIMTTEILQAMLYCASEVLRDLEFVIFDEVHYINNDDRGHVWEESVILLPKTVNIVMLSATVPNPLVFADWVGRIKKKKMYVISTLKRPVPLEHYLYTGTDGRTRDNKFLVLDESGQFIQEGWCEAVSSKELKNKDKEIKRTNNHHLTSKQEQVLWNAFIGHLRSKNMLPVVVFMLSRKRCDKSAVLLRNVDLTSESEKYTIRTFFQNNIKHLKGTDRHLPQVLMMQELLQNGIGIHHSGILPILKEIVEMLFQNGIVKLLFATETFAMGVNMPARTVVFDSIKKFDGTNFRILHATEYIQMAGRAGRRGHDTAGMVIVMCRTSVPHYNELNAMMCGQAQKLESKFKVTYSMVLNLRRVNEAVSVEAMIRRSFKESPLAIKQSSYKAQLQKVEDKLSKLPPLTEIQRKLCDFYRAAIEFIEYSQYLKPLMFETQKKMMKNIVPGKVLLVSFESHYNKLALLLGSVQSKGMRQFRVLILKDSKASKSIEDKSLGVPKAKSTLWHDIVALTKKELYVPIGVATSEVITIPIWNVLEVTSLEIKVSYPLVLSDWEKRQLPRFRNEPLGPTYKLAEQDLMSLSLNAACIPTIMEPFEEMKLNYDVGMKMQHLLQLKQKVDNMSCAQMSNFEEQFESVFDRSELENERKKLQLRLSDEELSLYPEYTNAVALLKELGYIDNDERVALKGRVALQMGSNELLITELILKNVLTVLQPAEIAALLSTVVFQQRTNVEPNLPPSLKKGCDELKQIYKQLELLEQAYQLTTLQSLNFGLVEVVYDWAQSKSFAEIMEKTDVQEGIIVRCIQQLNETLRDVKNAAMTIGDPVLKEKMEKASTVIKRDIVFTASLYTQD comes from the exons atggaTGTAAAAGATAATATCATGACAGAg tttcCACTCGAATTACCACCTATTTGGCCAGATATCAAGACTGAGTTAAGAGAATATATTGTATGTTTGGATAATCTTCCAATATATCAACTTGACAATGCACAGTGTTATTGGCCGAGGAAACCTAATATTTTGTCCCTTTTGGACTCTGATATATCACCTCTTGGTAGTACCTTAAGATTTAATTGTGATCCTGTTAGTGGAAAACATGAGAAAATGTGCGAAGTAGCTTTAAAATCAGCTGGAGAAACTGCAAGGAATTCTATGTCCATGACACGTGCACCAGGACCTGCTGCTGAAAGTATCAgag GAAATATGAGCAATATTCCATTTTTTCCTGGTGGGTTTGATGAACCTAAAATGATAGAGGATTCATTGATGGAAGAAATTGactttgaaaataatttaagaACTTTGGCAAAAGGATTCAGTGTTGGTACGGAGTTCAAGAGTGACAATTGCACACCAAAAGAAGCTAGTACTCAAGAGGAACAATTTTCTAAATcagaaaaaaatgaaattgaagaaatagcggataaaattaatttaatgtctATTGTAAACGAAGAGCGAAATGTTCTGGGATTATGGTTACCAGAACCAACAGGAACAGAGGGAGACGAAATTAAAGAATCTTCGAATGTGCAAGAACCATCATTTGATGATGTTGTTCCATTATTAGAAGAAACAAATGTTCCTGTTTTGCAAATCTCTGCGAAACCTGCAGAGAACATGAAGTCAGTGTGGGCTGAACAATTAGACGTCTCCACACCATTAATAGATTTTGAAAAACGTATTCCTGAACTAGCAATGAGTTTTCCTTATGAATTAGATATCTTTCAGAAACAAGCAATATTGAAGTTAGAAGAGAGCTGCAACGTGTTTGTTGCAGCTCATACGTCAGCTGGTAAAACAACAGTAGCAGAATATGCCATTGCTTTAAGTCAGAAGCATATGACAAG GGTAATCTATACATCTCCCATAAAGGCATTATCGAATCAAAAATACAGAGAGTTTAAGAGGAAATTCGATAGTGTTGGATTATTAACAGGAGAATTACAAATTAACTCAAATGCTTCATGTCTCATCATGACTACAGAAATTTTACAAGCTATGTTATATTGTGCATCTGAAGTTTTAAGAGATTTAGAATTCGTCATATTTGATGAAGTTCATTATATTAATAACGATGAT CGTGGTCATGTATGGGAAGAGAGTGTCATTCTTTTACCAAAAACAGTTAACATTGTAATGTTATCTGCAACTGTTCCAAATCCGCTTGTATTTGCTGACTGGGTCGGtcgtataaaaaaaaagaagatgtATGTGATAAGCACACTCAAAAGACCGGTACCACTTGAACATTACTTGTACACTGGAACTGATGGTAGAACAAGAGATAATAAATTTTTAGTGTTAGATGAAAGTGGTCAATTTATACAAGAAGG ATGGTGCGAAGCAGTCAGttcaaaagaattaaaaaataaagataaaGAGATAAAAAGAACAAACAATCATCACTTGACTTCAAAGCAAGAGCAAgtattatggaacgcttttaTAGGTCATCTTAGAAGCAAA AACATGTTACCAGTGGTCGTCTTTATGTTATCGCGTAAACGATGTGACAAAAGCGCTGTTCTGTTAAGAAACGTTGACCTCACAAGTGAAAGTGAAAAATATACTATTAGaacattttttcaaaataatattaaacattTGAAAGGCACTGATAGACACTTGCCACAAGTTCTCATGATGCAAGAGCTGCTACAAAATGGTATTGGCATTCATCACAGTGGTATATTACCAATTTTAAAGGAAATAGTGGAAATGCTTTTTCAAAATGGAATTGTAAAG TTATTGTTTGCAACGGAAACGTTCGCAATGGGTGTAAACATGCCAGCGCGTACAGTGGTTTTTGATTCAATTAAAAAGTTTGACGGTACGAACTTCCGAATACTTCATGCTACTGAATACATACAAATGGCTGGACGTGCAGGTCGTAGAGGCCACGATACCGCTGGAATGGTTATAGTTATGTGTAGAACGTCGGTACCACATTATAATGAGTTGAATGCCATGATGTGTGGTCAGGCTCAAAAATTAGAATCTAAATTCAAAGTTACATATTCCATGGTGTTAAATTTGAGAAGAGTGAACGAGGCAGTATCGGTTGAAGCGATGATACGTAGATCTTTTAAAGAATCTCCACTAGCCATAAAACAGAGCTCTTATAAAGCCCAATTGCAAAAAGTGGAAGACAAACTGTCGAAGTTACCGCCTCTGACCGAGATACAAAGAAAACTTTGCGACTTCTATAGAGCAGCTATTGAATTCATAGAATATTCACAGTATTTGAAACCCTTGATGTTTGAAACTCAGAAAAAAATGATGAAAAATATAGTACCTGGCAAAGTATTGCTTGTATCATTTGAAAGTCATTATAATAAATTAGCTTTGCTACTGGGTAGCGTTCAGAGTAAAGGTATGAGACAGTTTAGGGTATTAATCCTTAAAGATTCAAAAGCATCGAAGTCTATTGAAGACAAGTCATTAGGAGTTCCTAAAGCTAAGAGTACACTGTGGCACGATATTGTTGCTTTGACGAAGAAAGAATTATATGTGCCCATTGGAGTTGCAACTAGCGAGGTAATCACCATACCCATATGGAACGTATTAGAAGTAACTAGTCTCGAAATTAAGGTATCTTATCCTTTGGTCCTGTCGGATTGGGAGAAGAGGCAACTTCCGAGATTTAG GAATGAACCACTTGGTCCAACTTATAAACTTGCTGAGCAAGACTTGATGTCATTGTCTTTGAATGCTGCGTGTATTCCTACTATTATGGAACCTTTTGAAGAGATGAAATTGAATTACGACGTCGGCATGAAAATGCAACATTTGCTTCAATTGAAACAAAAGGTAGATAACATGAGCTGTGCGCAAATGTCAAATTTCGAAGAACAATTTGAATCAGTGTTTGACCGAAGTGAATTGGAAAATGAGAGAAAAAAACTTCAGCTAAGACTCAGTGATGAAGAATTAAGTCTTTATCCAGAGTATACGAACGCTGTTGCTCTTCTCAAAGAATTAGGATACATAGACAACGATGAAAGAG TTGCATTAAAAGGTCGAGTTGCTTTGCAAATGGGAAGTAATGAGTTACTAATTACGGAACTTATTCTTAAAAATGTTTTAACGGTACTTCAACCAGCTGAAATAGCAGCACTGTTGTCCACTGTGGTATTTCAACAACGAACAAACGTTGAACCAAATCTTCCACCATCATTGAAGAAG GGTTGCGATGAATTAAAGCAAATATATAAACAATTAGAGCTTTTAGAACAAGCCTATCAATTAACAACATTACAATCACTAAATTTTGGTTTAGTGGAAGTGGTTTATGATTGGGCACAGTCAAAGTCGTTCGCTGAAATAATGGAAAAAACAGACGTACAAGAAGGTATCATAGTACGATGTATTCAACAGTTAAATGAAACACTAAGAGATGTTAAAAATGCAGCAATGACTATTGGTGATCCTGTTTTGAAAGAGAAAATGGAGAAAGCTTCTACAGTTATTAAGAGAGACATCGTTTTCACCGCATCTTTATATACACAAGATTAA
- the Wdr92 gene encoding dynein axonemal assembly factor 10, with protein MEKLEKPQIICHIEKSVNYSLFDAKWIPCSAKFVVMGSRPRGSGIIQIYEVSSGELKLVKDIERSQPIKCGTFKTSSLKDRYLATGDFQGKLNIYNLEDPSIPIYTANAHNEIINSIDGVGGQSIGCGAPELVTGSRDGSVKVWDPRQKGQPVAVMEPKEGEVRRDCWTATFGNSYNSEERVVAAGYDNGDIKMFNLRTMSLEWESNLKNGVCSIEFDRKDIPMNKLVATTLESKFYLFDLKTQHPKKGFAYLTEKAHNSTVWLVRHLPQNREIFVTCGGSGSLCLWKYNYPEKRKLTDADGIEQGVVGNLNLLQNVTLSTQPVSSLDWSPDKQGLAVCTAFDQCLRVIITTKLNTY; from the exons ATGGAGAAACTCGAAAAACCGCAAATCATTTGTCACATAGAAAAATCAGTAAACTATtctttattcgatgctaaatggATACCGTGCAGTGCGAAGTTTGTGGTTATGGGCTCTCGACCGCGTGGTAGTGGTATTATACAAATTTATGAAGTTTCCAGCGGAGAATTGAAACTCGTAAAAGATATTGAAAGATCACAACCAATAAAATGCGGAACTTTTAAAACTTCTAGTTTAAAGGATAGATATTTGGCGACTGGTGATTTTCAG GGCAAACTCAATATCTACAACTTAGAAGATCCTTCGATACCAATTTACACAGCCAATGCTCATAACGAGATAATAAATAGCATCGATGGTGTCGGTGGACAAAGTATTGGATGCGGGGCACCTGAATTAGTAACTGGTTCCAGGGATGGAAGCGTTAAAGTCTGGGATCCAAGGCAAAAAGGCCAACCAGTAGCAGTTATGGAACCTAAAGAAGGAGAAGTTCGTAGAGATTGTTGGACAGCCACATTTGGCAACTCTTACAACTCCGAGGAAAGAGTTGTAGCTGCTGGTTATGATAATGGGGACATAAAAATGTTCAATTTAAGAACAATGTCCCTCGAATGGGAAAGTAATTTGAAGAACGGTGTTTGTAGTATCGAATTCGATAGAAAAGATATTCCAATGAATAAGTTGGTAGCAACTACTTTGGAATCTAAATTCTATCTATTCGATTTGAAAACGCAGCATCCCAAGAAAGGATTTGCCTACCTCACTGAAAAG GCTCATAATTCAACGGTATGGCTTGTCAGGCATTTGCCACAAAATCGAGAAATATTTGTCACTTGTGGCGGTAGTGGAAGCCTTTGTCTGTGGAAATA caATTATCCAGAGAAAAGAAAACTAACCGATGCAGATGGAATAGAACAAGGAGTTGTTGGTAATCTGAATCTTTTACAAAATGTTACTCTTTCAACACAGCCAGTGAGTTCTTTGGATTGGAGCCCGGACAAGCAGGGACTCGCTGTTTGCACAGCATTCGATCAATGTTTGAGAGTTATTATCACTACAAAACTCAATACCTACTAA
- the kay gene encoding transcription factor kayak isoform X3, whose product MAATAMDPVDIANILAQELLYQQLVSLDGLHSGVPTRTTPTLTPTTLRSIEQTFLELTSESASHSREAGFVPPLVEPSQPTPAQTQNTAAHHIITTSAAPVAANTTLVESHQTQPQQPARRNMGGRRPTRTIGMTPEEEERRQIRRERNKMAAARCRKRRMDHTNALLEETEGLEQKKQNLQEEIHQLQQAKEELEYILEAHRAVCRRHSASPPDVKPVIKSDLATEDQFTENDNTMGKQDTLNANMRPNRPNSLPVGFDNNNRPNSLPIFTEPKERPDTLPFKTVETPAFMKPSMDVAGMPITTPTSGIPFNFESLMEGGTGLTPVSTPMIPSCSSQQRNNLSAVDLSSPDANPPKLVSL is encoded by the exons ATGGCAGCCACCGCCATGGATCCAGTCGACATTGCGAATATCCTCGCGCAGGAACTGCTTTATCAGCAG TTGGTATCCTTGGACGGTCTGCACAGCGGAGTGCCGACCAGAACGACGCCGACGCTGACGCCGACGACGCTCCGCAGTATCGAGCAGACGTTCTTGGAGCTGACCAGCGAGTCAGCGTCGCACAGCCGCGAAGCCGGGTTCGTGCCGCCGCTGGTCGAACCATCGCAGCCGACCCCGGCGCAGACCCAGAACACGGCGGCGCATCACATAATCACGACCAGCGCCGCCCCGGTGGCAGCCAACACCACCCTCGTGGAGTCCCATCAAACACAGCCGCAGCAGCCAGCCAGGCGCAACATGGGCGGCAGAAGGCCCACGAGAACGATCGGGATGACCCCGGAGGAGGAGGAACGGCGACAGATCCGCCGGGAGAGGAATAAAATGGCAGCAGCGAGGTGCCGCAAGCGAAGAATGGACCACACCAATGCCCTGCTAGAA GAGACTGAGGGTTTGGAGCAGAAGAAACAGAACTTGCAGGAGGAGATCCACCAGCTGCAGCAGGCCAAAGAGGAGCTGGAATATATTTTAGAGGCCCACCGCGCCGTTTGTCGACGTCACTCCGCGTCTCCCCCGGATGTGAAGCCCGTGATAAAGTCAGACCTGGCGACCGAGGATCAATTCACCGAGAACGATAACACGATGGGCAAACAGGACACGTTGAACGCGAACATGAGACCGAACCGACCGAACTCGTTGCCGGTCGGATTCGACAACAACAACCGACCGAACTCGCTGCCGATCTTTACCGAGCCGAAAGAGAGACCGGACACGTTACCGTTCAAGACGGTAGAAACACCGGCATTCATGAAACCATCGATGGACGTGGCGGGAATGCCGATCACAACCCCAACCAGCGGCATACCGTTCAATTTCGAGTCGTTGATGGAAGGCGGCACTGGTCTCACGCCAGTCTCAACGCCCATGATCCCGTCCTGCTCGTCGCAGCAGAGGAACAACCTGTCCGCCGTAGATCTTAGCTCCCCAGATGCGAATCCACCGAAGCTGGTGAGCTTGTGA
- the Sec13 gene encoding nuclear pore and COPII coat complex component secretory 13 produces MVSVLNTVDTGHEDMIHDAEMDYYGLRLATCSSDNSVKIFDLKNGSQSLVADLKGHVGPVWQVAWAHPKFGNLLASCSYDRKVIIWKELGVWTKIYEHTGHDSSVNSVAWAPHEFGLILACGSSDGSLTILTSNGDTWDTQKIANAHTIGCNAVSWCPAIEPSFDATGTQRNGPVKRLATGGCDNLVKIWKEAGDRWIEEDKLEAHSDWVRDVAWAPAVGPSKAALASCSQDRRVIVWTSNDYSSWTPTILNVFDDVIWNVSWSLTGGILAVSGGDNKVSLWRENTEGQWTCISETNKGQGNLNNTDQRAL; encoded by the exons ATGGTGTCCGTTCTAAACACCGTCGATACCGGACACGAGGATATGATCCATGACGCGGAAATGGATTATTATGGTTTGAGGTTAGCAACTTGTTCCAGCGATAATTCagttaaaatatttgatttgaaAAATGGATCGCAAAGTTTAGTGGCCGATCTTAAGGGTCATGTTGGTCCCGTTTGGCAAGTTGCTTGGGCACATCCTAAATTTGGAAATCTTCTAGCATCTTGCAGTTATGATCG GAAAGTAATCATTTGGAAAGAATTGGGAGTATGGACTAAAATTTATGAACATACTGGACACGACTCTTCCGTAAACTCGGTAGCCTGGGCACCACACGAGTTTGGACTAATTCTTGCCTGTGGAAGTTCTGATGGTTCACTAACTATTCTCACTAGTAACGGTGACACATGGGATACACAAAAAATTGCAAATGCTCATACCATTGGATGCAATGCTGTAAGTTGGTGCCCTGCTATCGAGCCTAGTTTCGATGCCACAGGAACCCAGAGAAATGGACCAGTAAAAAGATTAGCTACAGGCGGATGTGATAATTTAGTAAAAATTTGGAAAGAAGCAGGTGATAGGTGGATCGAAGAAGATAAGTTAGAAGCACATAGCGATTGG GTAAGAGATGTAGCATGGGCACCTGCAGTTGGACCTTCTAAAGCTGCCCTAGCTTCTTGTTCACAAGATCGTCGTGTAATTGTATGGACATCGAATGATTATTCTAGTTGGACACCAACTATACTTAATGTTTTCGATGATGTTATATGGAATGTCAGTTGGTCATTGACTGGTGGTATATTAGCAGTTAGCGGTGGCGACAATAAGGTGTCTCTTTGGCGTGAGAATACAGAAGGACAGTGGACCTGTATTTCTGAGACAAACAAGGGCCAAGGGAATCTAAATAATACTGATCAGCGTGCACTGTAA
- the mRRF2 gene encoding mitochondrial ribosome recycling factor 2, whose translation MLKRRLITTSWCKFQKRYAQKNSKVNSENREHEVSKIRNIGILAHIDAGKTTTTERMLFYSGLISSMGEVHHGNTVTDYMKQERDRGITITSAAVTFEWKNHRINLIDTPGHIDFTMEVEQTLRVLDGAVIILDGSAGVEAQTLTVYQQADKYKIPKIVYVNKMDRPDANFEASVKSIESKLHIEALPIQFPIKHQGLLEGIVDVITLEKMIFAKDDKGLKFTKQKLSGKDNKSLWEMAVEKRRQLTDKLSNMDDKLADVIIEQESLDTIVPQLLIDSLYRATINMKGVPVLLGSSYKNMGVQPLMDSILLYLPSPDKNKSLKYYRSFDERLSARVFKVVHDERKGPITFFRIYTGVMEKNSKIYNIQKEVSEQVSKLYVACADDYEEVPKINNGNIAAVAGLKSTRTGDLVTTNASAANRAKTKLASQKDIESKDVEKFFTSNSRILEPVFFCSIEAPSISTQAALDSALQQLEREDSSLRVTQDSETGQIVLAGMGELHLEVIKERIRSEFKIDAELGPLQIAYRETITNSIKDTITSEYQIGKSKHSVTVTISLIPNYQEIQPLLLDRSPDCIENIDAIPLRIMKAVKTGVQSVLLHGPKLSFPVINMGVKLHWLEYKFGTAPTIITAAVAQCIRKLMQKSSIQLLEPIMKLEIVVDEEYSSGVLGDLPKRRAEIQDIGVRGQNKVIKCFAPLAELLGYSTTLRILSSGHATFSLEFDHYEPLDSSSEAEAIKRITGFG comes from the exons ATGTTGAAACGTAGGTTAATAACAACTTCGTGGTGTAAATTTCAGAAACGGTATGCACAAAAGAATTCGAAAGTGAATAGTGAAAATAGAGAACATGAAGTTTCAAAAATCCGTAATATCGGAATTTTGGCGCACATCGATGCCG GCAAAACAACTACTACAGAAAGAATGTTATTCTATTCCGGTCTTATTAGTTCTATGGGGGAAGTACATCATGGTAATACAGTGACAGATTATATGAAACAAGAACGCGATCGTGGTATAACTATTACTTCTGCAGCGGTAACATTTGAATGGAAAAATCACCGTATTAATTTAATAGATACGCCTGGGCATATTGACTTCACCATGGAAGTAGAACAAACTTTGAGAGTGTTAGATGGAGCAGTAATTATACTTGATGGTTCCGCAGGTGTGGAGGCTCAAACGTTGACAGTGTATCAACAGGCTGATAAATACAAAATACCAAAAATTGTTTACGTAAATAAAATGGATAGACCAGACGCAAATTTCGAAGCAAGTGTCAAATctattgaatctaaattacaTATAGAGGCACTACCTATACAATTTCCCATCAAACATCAAGGCCTTCTAGAAGGCATAGTGGATGTGATTACATtagaaaaaatgatttttgctAAAGATGATAAGGGTTTGAAATTTACAAAACAAAAATTATCTGGTAAAGACAACAAGAGTTTGTGGGAAATGGCAGTTGAGAAGCGTAGACAATTAACTGATAAACTTTCTAACATGGATGACAAACTAGCAGATGTAATTATTGAACAAGAGTCTTTGGACACTATTGTTCCACAATTGCTGATAGACTCTTTGTACAGGGCTACTATAAATATGAAAGGTGTTCCTGTACTCTTAGGTAGTTCGTATAAGAACATGGGTGTGCAACCTTTAATGGACAGCATCCTTTTATATCTACCATCTCCTGATAAGAATAAATCTTTAAAGTATTATCGTTCTTTTGATGAACGTTTGTCTGCCAGAGTATTTAAAGTTGTTCATGATGAACGGAAGGGACCTATTACCTTCTTCAGAATTTACACTGGAGTCATGGagaaaaattcaaaaatatataacatTCAAAAAGAAGTGTCTGAACAAGTTAGCAAATTATATGTTGCTTGTGCAGATGACTACGAAGAGGTACCCAAAATTAATAATGGTAACATTGCAGCAGTAGCAGGATTGAAAAGTACCAGAACTGGTGATTTAGTGACAACCAATGCATCAGCAGCCAATAGAGCCAAAACAAAGCTGGCATCACAAAAAGATATTGAATCAAAAGATGTGGAGAAATTTTTTACTTCCAATTCGAGAATACTAGAGCCCgttttcttttgttcaatagaaGCACCATCAATTTCTACTCAAGCAGCTTTGGACTCTGCTCTGCAGCAACTAGAAAGAGAAGATTCAAGTTTAAGAGTAACTCAAGACAGTGAAACTGGACAAATTGTGCTTGCTGGTATGGGTGAATTGCACCTAGAAGTTATCAAAGAAAGAATCAGATCAGAATTTAAAATTGATGCAGAATTAGGACCACTGCAGATCGCTTACAGGGAGACAATAACAAACTCTATTAAAGATACCATCACGTCTGAATACCAAATAGGAAAAAGTAAACATTCAGTAACTGTAACCATATCATTGATTCCAAATTATCAGGAAATTCAGCCTTTGTTACTAGACAGATCACCAGATTGCATTGAAAACATTGATGCCATACCTTTGAGGATAATGAAAGCTGTCAAAACTGGTGTGCAATCAGTTCTTTTGCATGGACCAAAGCTAAGCTTCCCAGTTATAAACATGGGGGTAAAGTTACATTGGTTGGAATACAAATTTGGTACTGCACCAACGATCATTACTGCTGCTGTTGCCCAGTGTATCAGAAAG TTGATGCAGAAGAGCTCGATTCAACTGTTGGAGCCGATAATGAAGCTGGAGATTGTGGTGGATGAAGAATACTCATCCGGTGTCCTAGGAGATCTCCCGAAGAGGCGGGCAGAAATACAAGATATCGGTGTACGCGGTCAGAACAAG GTGATCAAGTGCTTTGCCCCGCTAGCCGAGCTCTTAGGCTACTCGACAACGCTGAGGATACTGTCGTCAGGCCACGCAACATTTTCTTTAGAATTTGATCACTACGAACCGCTGGATTCGAGCAGCGAAGCGGAAGCGATTAAGAGGATCACAGGGTTCGGTTAG